GCACAATGACTTTTACTGCACATATCAATGTGATGCCACTGAAGGAATTATTGGATCCGCAAGGAAAAGCGGTAATGGGTGGTCTCAAGAACCTGGGTTTAGGCCAGGTACAGGATGTACGTATTGGTAAGCACATTACCCTGCAGATCGAAGCTGCC
The genomic region above belongs to Chitinophaga sp. 180180018-3 and contains:
- the purS gene encoding phosphoribosylformylglycinamidine synthase subunit PurS, with the protein product MTFTAHINVMPLKELLDPQGKAVMGGLKNLGLGQVQDVRIGKHITLQIEAASQEEAKQIAENACQKLLANQVMESFEVHIQ